In Caretta caretta isolate rCarCar2 chromosome 11, rCarCar1.hap1, whole genome shotgun sequence, the sequence ATTAAGGGATTACATAAATGTTGTTAAATTGCAAATTGTCACAGGGTCCTGGCCCCTTAGAGGAAAGATGAatcagccccacctgtgccataaTTAATTAGCTGCTTCCCAGCCTGAAGGGGTGGGATTAAAGAGGTGATAGGTTAATGGACACCTGTGCCTTATAAGAAGGCTGAGAGACTCACTGGTTGGAACTACAGGGAGAAGGCAAGCTCCACTGAGCCCAGGTCCGCAGGAGACCAGGTACTCCTAAGGAGCCAGCCTGTTCTAAAGGATAGAAGGAACAGAGCCCAGTAGGGACCCAGAATGGTACAGCAGGGGAACCAGACTGAGGTAGAATACTCTATCCCTTAGTCAGAAAAAGGACTCAAAAGTAGCCCAGAAAGCGGATGGGAACAGGGTGGTGTGACGACAACACCTAAAGAGTAGAAGAGCTTTTCTGTTTGGGGGACTTTGTAGTTGGACTTTTGCTATATCAGAAGGGGTGAAGTTTGTAACTTGCCTGGAGGGGTAAGCCAcatccccccagcacagaccagTGGGTGGAGAGCTGGGAGTTTTGGTAGTGCCATGCTCAGCCAGCAAGGGTTGTTATAGGGCACAGCTTCTCCATGACAAATCTTAAGTACCAAAGATATAACCATACACCCTTCACTATAATTGCTTCAACTAGACAGGGAGGTTTTTCtctcaagggggaaaaaaaaggcatGTAAAGTAATGTAATTTCTAACAGGAATGTCACCCTATTTTAAGCAATCCTGACAAGGAAAAACATGTAGCAGAGGTCCAATTTATCAGGTTTGACTAAAGTAGTGGGGTTTTTCTGGCACTTTAGAAATGGAGACTAAAGAGGACACCTCTGCTAAGCATTTAAAGAGTCAAAGTGATGTGACTGCTAAAATGGATCTTTAGTGAAAAGTAAAATTTTGCTGTTGTTGTCTATTTGGTATAGCATagttctagtccaggggttctcaaacttatttgatcagtGCCCCCTtctgtgtctgtagtagtttatgcCCCCACCCCAATACATATCCCGCCACCCAGCTTGAAGgtagagcagagagcagcagcagctactggctaagaacccagccctgaaggcagcgctgcaCCAGCAGTACAGAAGGTGGAAAAGTGGAAAGTGATATTAGTCAATATCACGTTTCCCAGCAGACATAGCAtcctattgccacccttacttctgtgctgctgctgctgccgccatcCGAGGCtggacagccagagccctgccacctccAAGTAAGGGGAGGAGAGCCTCAATGgcggggctccagctgtcccctTTACCCACCTCCCAGATGTGCATGGCCCCTTCTGCAGAAGCCCCAGCCACCTAGaactgacagccagagctctctcaaaaaaaccaaaacaccacacGAATTGCACCTCCCTTGGGAGGCCTGCTCCATAGTTGGAGAGCCGCTGTTTTAGTCTAATAAGGAAGTTTAAAAGTTCCTCACCTTTAGTACTGCTACTCCATCAGAGAGTTTGGCCAGTcgttcatttagtttctccttcTCATAGTCACTTGTAGTAACTTCTAATTGTTCAATGATTTCTTGGATACGCCTTTCAATTTGAGctttttcacccttccctttcaGAAGCATGGCATCATCTTTTGTCACGATGACCTCACCAACTTTACCAAAGTCATGAGGCTGAATATCTTCTAGATTGAGACCCAAACCCTCTTCTCCAAATACCTGAAATAGATCATATGAAAGCTTGGAcgctaaggcctgatctacatgGAGACATTTCCCTGCACAGCTATAGTAGAATAACTATTCTGTTTTAACTCCCTGATATGGACACGATTCTGGAATAGTTACTTTGCTTCTGAAGCAGAATAATTCTTCTGGAATAGGTGATTTTATTCCAAAACAGACTTGCCACATGGGAGAGTTGAATAGCTTTAATGGAATAGTTATTCTGCTCCAGCTATACCAGAAAGTTCCCCTGTATAGACAGGCCTAACTCTGTTATCAATGCTTGTATATAGTGATGAATTTGaccaccattaaaaaaaaaataaaaattctaattTACAGACCTTCAGCAGTTACCAGCTAAAAGGAATAGTTTGCACATTTATCTCCAGCATGTCAGGTGTGATAGTTGTGTTACAGAGACACTGTCAGGCCATTTCAAGGAGTTTCCCTATGTTACTGATGCCTGCAATTATTATAATGGAATTTAGGGGACTTTACATTTTGTTTATCCTGTTCCTTTTACACTGCAGTGAAGCCTATCATTTTCAAGAATTAGTTTGGGTCTTGTATAATGCTGCCGTGTTTTTAGACTAGTatacaaaaaaaatataaagatgGCTTTCTAATATTATAGTTGCCCCTGccatagattttaaaaaacaaataaaattaaactacCCAACAGAACACTACATGCTCCTTAAGACCAAACTCTAGAAGTCACGACATGCTCACTAACATTAATTTTGGTAATGCTTTTGTTCAGTTTTATAAGTAGTAAAAACTTCCAGAACAACTCTGATAAGTTTCCTGGGCGCCACCTAGCTACTAACCTGAAGATTACTTGGGAGGTATAGATGTGATAAAAGGCACTCCGTGAAAAAGCTATTTAATGATCACAAACAGATCATTTTGCATTGCACTACAGCTCTCAAAACTTACTCATAcataaaacattaacattttaaatgaaaaagtgcATAAATCAGACTCTGCAAGGTGCCAATCTGACTGCCCTGCATATTAAAGCTTTTTACAATACAGTAGTTCCAAAACAGGCAAAAAGCCAGCCACAGTGCAAGTTCTCTCACAGCGCCCTGTCACATCAAGTGTCTCTTAAGGAGAGATGACCTAAGAACAAGAACAGTTCCATGTCCATCCAATATGTTGAAGAGACTATTAACAAGAActgcagatagggtgaccagacgtcctgattTTAGGGGACCTGTCCCGTGTCCTGACCTTACGTTGGTCGGGACGCCCTTTGTCCCAATATCGGGACCGTCTGAACCACAGCCGCAATGTCATCACTTActgcttcctggggcagctcctggcgCCCATCTGCCAGCAAGAGCAGAGCTTGCAGGCACCGGGAGCGGgcagagagccctctgcccccacaatCTGTGACTctcggagccagagggacctgcccgGTCGATGCTTCCCGGGACAGGAGCTAcaccaggtaagcaccaccgggactccccacctcgccccctggcaggtccctctgactCTTAAggtgggggctctgtgtgctgccggcacctgcaagccccactccatgGCTCTGGCAGCTACCACTGGTGCTTttcccggccactgggagccacggaACTTGCGCTTGTGGCGGGCACAGCACGTGGAGCATCTGGAGACTCCTCTCGCTGCTCtcaccctaggagccagagacctcccagcagggctggtgagtacGGCCAGGGAAGGGGGGCCATTGGGGGAGATCTGTGTGCGTCAGGGTactgggggtctgtgtggggcattgtgtagttgtggtggtggggctgtggggaaactAGCGAGTGAGGGGTTCTGGGCagctgggtgtgtgtgcacacagcactgtgcatttgtggtggaagggtcgtagggggctctgggcatagtggatccagggggcgctgggcaggggagctgtgtggtgcAGCATAGGCCCACCCCCAACAGGAAGGGGCACGCTGGTAGCACAGGGCCAGGCGGACCAGTGTGCCTATGGTTGGGGCTGTGCACCCGTGTctgtcttctccccccccccaatgtgtccagatcacaagagtgaaatatcaggtCACCCTAACTGCAGATGTGAAGCGGACACCTAATAACCAGCTAGAACAACTGGCCGCTTACCATGCTATACAATGGCATGACAGTCCAACCTGGCCCAAATGTCAATCAGTGACCTGAAAAGGGTTGTACCCTGTTACCAATCCCTCAAATGGTTatcctctgaagcattttgtaGGAAGTTAAAATCAAATGGGTGCTTGGCCACAAAGTGAATACATTTTTACATATTTACAAACACATGCATATAATTTACTTACAGCACCACCCGTAGCAATTGCCATGTCCTTAAGCTGGTTCTTTCTATTGTCACCAAAACCTGGTGCTTTTACAGCAACAACCTGGAGGCCAACCTTTAATCTGAAAAGAAAAAGTTCAGTGAGAACACTAATTCTAACAAAGTGTTAAACTGTTTACACTTCCCTGTTACAGTAGCTGAGAGAACAAAAGAATGTTTTAAATGAAGATATTTTAGTGTAAGTAagacaaacaaagcaaaaatgcCATCTTAATGGATCCCACAAGCCCATTAATTGGCTTTTTCTACTAAACTGATTAGCAATGAAACCATCAAATCACTAGGATTCAGAGTTATCACCCAAATTAGATGAATGGGGCTATTCACAGCTGTTACTGTTTGTCTGCATTGCTGAGAGGAGACCTAAATAAGAAGCAAAAGTTGTCAAGTTCAGACAGATACATTTGGTCCTACTGCTCTACAGAGTAAACCGTGCAGGAACATCTGCTGTTTTTAAAGACACAGTTTTCTGACTCTGAAGTAGACTGACAAGATTCTATTACAGAGGTACACCTATTCAAGCCTTACCTGTTCAAGACGAGAGTACTGAGGGCTTCACCATCAACATCTTCAGCAATAATGACCAAAGGCTTACGGTGAGCATTGGCAATTTCAAGAGCTGGAACTATGGACTGAACACTGGAAATTTTCTTCTCACTGATTAAGACATAAGCATCCTGGAATTCACATTTCTGTCCTGCAGAGGCAATAAGTATTGTTTGAACTATCTAATTGTTCTATTTTAGCAAGTATATATGAAGGTACCCTTTACAATCCCCAAGTCTGATCAAATCTGGCCACTACACTCTCCATTTACATTTATATTAGATAGAATGAAAACTAGTTTCAAGTAATATTTCTACTCCTGAAACCTGATGCCAGTTTGTGATTTTGTAGCATTTCTATTTTCTCTCTCATGAAAACTCCTACATAGTCAGAATTAGTTGAACAAACTACTGCACACGAGCAAGCCACTTAAGAATTTTAGCACTTTGCTGTGCCACAAATGTGTCACGTCCTCAATTTGTATTTGATGGACTTAACCCTGAACAACATATACACAAATAATACTTTTGGGTAAGAACAAACTTTTGCACGCATCCATGTATATTCTGGGGCAAAGGAACACCCACCAACATTATCCTGCCCCTTTACTTCATTTTGTGAAGAGAAGGTGATTTtacctttccccagcccttactTACGAAAGAATGCTCTAGTTCTACAAGGGAATGCAATAACTAGCCACGCAAATAAACTTATGTTTCTCAAAGATCAAATGATACTTCTATTCCATGTAAACATAAGTCTTAAATTTAATTAGCATGTGATTACACTCTGAAGAGACCAGCATGGCATTTTCTTgtaagcaagatttttttttttaatgccagttCTGATAACTTATCAACTTCGGATCAGAAAGTTAGGCTGTGTTTTCTGGCTCACACACACCAATTACAGAGCCAATACAGCCAACAAAAGGTAAAAACTTGTTTTAGTCCAAAAAGTAAGCAGCTAACCGAATACAAATAGGGAAACATCTTTGGGTTCAGAAAAGTTAAGGATAAATGTTGACACTTTACCCAAGATTCACTTTACCTATATTGTAAGCTCTCTAGGAAGACATTCTTTTTGTTCATACAGGTTATAGCACAAGGTACTTCGATGACAACTTTTGCAAACTCACCTTTGGCTGTATTAATGAAGTATGGTGAGATGTAGCCTCGGTCAAACTTCATACCTTCAATGATTTCTAACTCATCATTCAGGGTTTTTCCATCCTGTTTAAATGCGATACAAATTTACATTTAATCTATAGTTTACGTAGTACCTAAAGTGCTTCTATGCACATATTTTTAACATGTCAATCACCATGGAATTCAAGTCTCTCTGCTACCTTCACCACTGTGGTTGTATTCTTAGGTCCTCTACCCTTTATGGGGGAAAAGAGAacgagggagagaaagaggggtCAATCTAAAAGTGATACTGTCCCTAGAGGGGGAAGTATGGGCGCACACAAATTGTGTTCTAATGGAGTTGTGTAAAACACATCCTTACCTCCTGTGGTGGAAACAATGTCTCACAAGAATTAGATCAAAAACACGAAGAAAATTCACCTCTACTTTTATAGCTAAATTCATCCTGTATTAGGCTTTTAACAGAAATTATCTTGACCAGTTAGCAGTATTTATTGTTCTAGATTACTTAAAcagtggaaggaaaagaaaaagaaaaaaagcttgcGAACTAGTGATTGTTGGCCAGTATAGTCATTCTTAGCTCAATTTACTGCAGTTAAGAAACCACCACATTCTCCCAATTATCTTTGAGAGATTTTAAAAGTACTATGCACCATGGAAATACTGGTATGTCTCATAACCAGGCTACTGAGAACCATTCAGCACGTCACATTAGTTTAGACATATGTATCTGCTCTGTAGTCCAACTCATCACTGATTCAGTTTCCATTCACTGTATTCCATGTCCCTGTATTTACTATACCGATGTTACAATCACTGCATAATTTTTGTCTATATATCATCTGGACTATAAAGAGCAAGCAACAGTCCTCTTAAAAAAAGTTGTGTTCTCTAATTTCTTTGCACTATTCCCTATCTACTATGAGACAAAACTATGACAGTGTTAATAAGCTGTTGGGCTCACTATGTACCCCTAATCCAACTCCAATTTACTGGAGTTCTGTAGTGAGGACAGAGTACATGCAGTAATGCCATACAAAACAAGAACCAACAACATACAGACGGTCTGGAATTCAGAATAAAGTGGAAGGAGTTTAAGCTACAAGTGCAGCGAGTTCACTTCTTACTCTGGTTATCTGTGCTTTCAGCAAATGTTCCTCTAACTTGGCAAGTTTATTTTCAACGAGCATAACAATTACTCTTACCTTAACTGTGATAACACCCTTCCGTCCAACTTTTTTCATTGCATCAGAGATTATGTTGCCAATTTCCTGGTCCCCATTTGCTGAGATTGTGGCAACCTTCAATGAGATGTTAGTTATTTTTCCCTTTAGCACTTGATTGATCCACTATTTACAGAAGTTAAATTTAGGGACAGTTTTTACAGGAGCAATAAGACTAAAGAGTTACAGGTCAGAGAACAAGAGGATGTAATTCATGACATGATAACTTCAGCATTAACATTGCCACATGATTAGATATGGAATATTAGATATGTGAAAAGCTACAGCCTTTTCACGGAAGTCTTCCATTTTTCATTAGTACAAATTAGAGTTTAGGTTCCACACCAAGTCTTCATCTCATGTTAAACAACTGAGAAGTCTAGAAATCTAACCACAGACATTAATGTTTCTCCCATAGATAGCCAGTGAACAATTACAAATGAGTTTAATATACAGCTGTTTCTCTTCTCAATATATGTAGTATTCACTTGTGAATCAAGATAGCAATAGTCACTTTTGGCATTTTGTGACATGAAGACAGAACCTACTTGGGAGGCTAACGAGTCAGCTGAAGATCAATGCTGGTTATCAGAGAGTGGACTGGACCCTTTAAAGGCCAATGGTCCAGCCCTCCTGTGCCTCATTAACAGCCTCAGAGCAGGCAGCTGGTCTTCATAGAGCAGTGGTCCATAAACTTTTCAGGGACATGCCCCCCATGACTCCAGCGTAGGGGTGGGGAAATGCGGACCAGAGTAAggatgctgcagctgggggtgggtctgggacCAGGAGCGGAGCCCCAGCCTGGGATAGGGCTGGAGCCAAGCTGGGTGGCCCTGCCCCCATGGgggatggcctgggccccagcacattccccccctcccccaggacggACGAACACACACACCAGCTAGAGAAAGCTGAGGCAGAGCACTAAAGGCTCATGCAGGCTACAGAGACCTAAAGATAAAATATTACAACTCAAATTGAAAATGCAACAAGAGTCTGATCAACACAATAGCAAGTTGATGTCATATACCCCAACCTGTAATTTAACTGGttccattaaaattatttttactcttAATAGCACATCTTCACTTGTTGGATGAAATTTTTATTTATGACAGTTACAGAAAACTAGTAAACCGAGAAGGAATGAAGCCTCACCTGAGCAATTTCTTCTGGAGTCGTAACAGGTTTGGACTGTTTCTTTAGTTCAGCAATGACAGCATCTACTGCTAGCATCACACCTTGATAGAAGAATATGATAGTTATTGTTACTCAGGTGAATTCTATTTACATGGTACAGAACAGTCAAGTCCAATGACAAGCTTCAAAATTCCTCAAAATTGGAATGCAAGTTAAACAATGCAAGAGCAGCAACatatccttttttccccccatttgtaTACAAAGTAGAGTACTTACGTTTTTGTTGTTTCTAGGCCATGCACTTTCAAGGACAAAGGACAGCCTGTCCCAATCTTACAAACAACACACTAAcagatttactttttttttttttttttttaaaagacgaCCCATCAATATTAAATTGCAAGTGCATAAAGAATAGTCAGTGAGGGAGGAAGAAAAGCAGAGATAGCTAAGATACCACTTGGAAAAGAAGTTACacagaatttaaaagaaatactCTGGGCACATAATACTAAGGACTGTATAAACATTCCCCGATTTATAACTTCCATAAGATAAGCCTATCAGAAGACAGATTTTACTGAGATCTGTTGTGATGAATGACAAGTAAATACGATCCAGTGAttatataaaatgtgtgtatcTAAAAAAGTAAGGCCTGACAATATTAATTCATCCACTTGACAGCAAAGTTTCTCATTTCTATGTTCTGCCCCTTCCCAAAAGGGTCATGTGGCTTTTTCGAGTGGACCCAGGTTCTCTCAAACACCAGTCAAATTTGCCATGGGTGAAGCAGAGAGAAGAAACTGACGAGATAAATGTTATAGAAAACCTTAAGCGCACTAGTGACAAAGAGATTGTTAAATTCTTACCTCTCCTGATTTCCACAGGATTAGCTCCTTTGCTGATTTTTTCAAAGCCCTCCCTGGCAATGGAACGTGCCAATACTGTTGCAGTAGTAGTTCCATCTCCTGCCTCTTCATTTGTGTTGTTGGCAACATCTTGAACTAACTTGGCTCCAATGTTTTTGTATTTGTCTTTCAAGTCAATTGCCTTGGCTACTGTCACACCATCTTTTGTTACCTTGGGACTTCCCCAGCTTTGTTCAATAATCACGGTTCTACCCTAAAATCATCCAACATACATAAGAGGTAAATTAACTGAAATGATACCAAGCAGCACAGACAAAAGGGATTACCACAGATTTATCACTTGGCACATCTAAACAACGtacaatgtctacactacaataaaacaCCCACGGATGGCCCATGTTGGGTGACCTGGGCTTGTGGAGCTCTGGGACCCCAAAAGGGGGGTGGATCCCAAAACCCAGGCTCCAACcagagcccagacatctacactgcaattttatagccctgcagcccaaacaaagccagctgacatgggccagctgtaggtgttttactgcagtgtagacataccctcaaacaGCCACTCTCCACCAAGAGACACAAATTTGTTAATAGTGCCAACTCAAAATATAAACTTATTTTTATGAAGAGGAAAGTTTTTCCTCCTAGTTTCCATTGTCAGAGAGTGAGATTTATAATGGTTCTTCTATTTGGGGCCAGAAATCAGTGAAAGCATATGGTACCATTTTAAAAGGAGAGCATCCAACCAACTTCCACAAACAAAGTATATTATGGGGTGGGGGACTGAGTGCACTGACATCTATGATTTTTAAAGAGCTGATTTAATATAAAAGATATCAATTGACAGTACTGAAATCCTTTGCCCACCCACAGGACAGCTGCATTACAGAAAAGGGCCATACTGAGGCTAGGTATATACTATAcacttatatcagtataactacattgctcaggggtgtgaatttttcacacccaagTGACAGGTATACCAACCTAAATGTAGAGAGCGCTATGTCAATAGGAGGGCTTCTTCCGTTGACACAGCTACCGCCTCTTGCGGAGGTAGATTAACTACGTCATCTTCCACtggcatagtagcatcttcactgaagggCTACAGAAGCACAACTACACTGGGGGTTGCGGCAGCATTTTAGGTATAGAGGTGACCTCAGTCTCATCACTTTTTCTCAGCCCTCACCTTGAGAAGCTAGCCATTCACCTACATCCACTACACCTTTGCCCTTCAGAAAAGCTGAAAAGGTGCCAACTCCGATTGTTACAGGGTGACTAGGTCCTTCAAGAGGAGGCAGGGACCAATGCACCTGATTGATTAGTTACCTTCCGAATGGGGTTAAGAGAAGACACCTAAGCCATATAAAGGAGAAAGTGAGAAGAGGGACAGATGACAGCTGCGTGAGGAGGAAAGGACAGATGCCGGGAGAAACAGAAGCAGCAAAGGAGAGCTGATATAGAGAGCCACCAGGAAGAACAAAAGGTACAGAACATTAGTGGTGAGGACTGGCCAACGCTGGTGAACCCCTGCTGACTTACAAGAAAGCTTATACAAAGGCCCCTAGGACACAAAGGGAAGAATAGCCTGAAACAATAGGATTGATGCAAGTCAGGAGAATGGCTCAGTCAGGGAGGCCTGGGTGAGTGGAACACTGCTAGGGAGTTCTCATAGGGGAGACTTGTCTTGGGGCTACCAGAGAATAGTCACGGTAAGGAAACAAATCTGGGACCTCTCAAGTGGATGGCCTGGAGACCAGAGCTCTGGAACATGACAGATGACATTCCAGAAAGGGGTATGGAAAAAAAGCCGAGAATCTCCTGTACTTTGGGATTGTGGAAAGAATGATTTTATCATGAGGGTTCTGCAGATTATTCAATATATACAAGAATAAACTATGACTACAGACAGGCCTTTGAACTGAACATTGAAAAAGAGTTTATTTAATGGCTGGACCAAGAGGAAACAGACAGGCACACACATCATGGTGCAGTTTGTGGCTTGGGGCTCATCTTGTCATAGTGATGAAGAAATAAATGGACAGACCAACTCATTTCTCATAAGCTACGCAGCCACTAACCATGAAAAATAACTGCTTTGAGAAACCCATTCTCACATGCTGTTGGTTGTGTTTATGTAGATCATTTATATcatggcttttaaaaataaagcagaatTTCCTCCCCACTTGAAAGTTTCTCTCAAGCTGATAGATATCtgatttgtttttttggtttaaaaagaaaatttcaggAGTGTTGAGTGATGGAACACTTACCTTTGGAGACAAACTCGATTACATGCAAATATTCTATAGTAATATATatagcctcaatcctgcaaacacctaaTGTGTATAATTATATTCATGGGAGTAGTCCAACTGcattcaatgggattactcactgGGATAAACATTTGCAAAACTGGGCCCTAAAGGTGCATTCACCCATCATCCACCCTTATTATTACAGCTTTGGGACTTGCTTGCTCTTACTTATTTACCAGGCCAAGTCAAGATGAAACCAATGCTGACAAAGTCTGAAATTTATACTCCCTAGAGAAGTGGCTCTCAACCTACTTATATATTGTGGGCTGAATCCATATATTGAGGGTATCACATGTATCACAGCTGTGTACTGATGTC encodes:
- the HSPD1 gene encoding 60 kDa heat shock protein, mitochondrial, coding for MLRLSTVLRQMRPVSRALAPHLLRAYAKDVKFGAEARALMLQGVDLLADAVAVTMGPKGRTVIIEQSWGSPKVTKDGVTVAKAIDLKDKYKNIGAKLVQDVANNTNEEAGDGTTTATVLARSIAREGFEKISKGANPVEIRRGVMLAVDAVIAELKKQSKPVTTPEEIAQVATISANGDQEIGNIISDAMKKVGRKGVITVKDGKTLNDELEIIEGMKFDRGYISPYFINTAKGQKCEFQDAYVLISEKKISSVQSIVPALEIANAHRKPLVIIAEDVDGEALSTLVLNRLKVGLQVVAVKAPGFGDNRKNQLKDMAIATGGAVFGEEGLGLNLEDIQPHDFGKVGEVIVTKDDAMLLKGKGEKAQIERRIQEIIEQLEVTTSDYEKEKLNERLAKLSDGVAVLKVGGTSDIEVNEKKDRVTDALNATRAAVEEGIVLGGGCALLRCIPALDALTPVNEDQRIGIEIIKRTLKIPAMTIAKNAGVEGSLIVEKIMQSPPDTGYDAMLGDFVNMVEKGIIDPTKVVRTALMDAAGVASLLSTAEAVVTEIPKEEKEVPMGGMGGGMGGGMF